In Mycobacterium branderi, the DNA window GGCTGCCCGTGGTCTCGGCGGAAAGCCCGGTGATCTCGGCCTCCCACGGGGCAAGCCGGCTCGGCGGTGTCGTCCGGGTATAGGAGACCGAGCGTTCGGAAACTTCGACCTCGTCGAGCTGCGGAAGCACCTCGATATCGGGCGGCACCACCTCCGGGTGCATCACGAACACGTCGGTCAGGTCGAGGTAATGCTCATGCAGCAGTAGGTAATTGGCCTCGACGTGCAGCACCTCGGTGGTGCCGGCCCAGCCAGTCCCGTCGGCATACCAGGGCACCCGCGGCGGCGGGCGCAGCGCGGCCACACCGGAGTCGCCGAGCCAGATCCACACGAACGGCGACTGCTCGTAGACCGGGTAGGTGCGCACACGGGCGCCCGGCGGAATGTTCTCCTGCGACGGCACGTCGGCCAGGCAGCCGTCGGGGTCGTAGGCGAAACCGTGGTAGCCGCATACCACGCGATCGCCGTCGCGTCGGCCCTCCGACAGCGGATAGGCGCGGTGGATGCAGCGATCCTCCATGGCGACCACGTCACCGGAGCCGCGCCGATATAGCAGCACGGGCTTGTCCAGCAGGCGACGGGCGAGCAGGCCCTCCCCGACCTCGCCGCTCAGTGCGGCCACGTACCAGCAGTTGAACGGGTAGTTCGATCTCATAAGTCCAAAACCAGCCTTTCGGAGCGCGAGCGCGAAACGCAGGTCATCATCACGTCGTTGCGGGCCTTCTCGGCGTCGTTGAGCACCGAGTCCCGGTGGTCGGGTTCGCCCTCCAGCACGTCGCATTCGCAGGTGCCACAAACCCCCTCCATGCAGGAACCGAGCACGTCGACACCGGCCTCCTCGCAGACCTGGTAGATCGACTTGTCCGGCGGCACAGTCAAAGTCACGCCGGAGCGCTGGCATTCCACTTCGAAGGTCTCCAACGCTCCGGGTGATGGCTCCTCGATCGCTTTGGCCGAGAACCGCTCGATGTGCAGGCTGCCCGGCGGCCAGGTCTTGCACGCGTCCTCGACCGCGGTCAGCAGTCCCTCGGGGCCACAGCAGTACACCAGCGTGTTCTCGCCCGGCTCGGCCAGCGCGGAACCCAGATTCGCACGGAAGTTCGCACCGTCCTGGGCATCCCGCGCGCAGACGGTCACACGGTCGCCGTAGCGCAGCAAGCTGTCGACGAACGCCATCGACGACCGGGTCCTACCGCCGTACAGCAGACGCCACTGCGCTCCGGCCGCCTCGGCCGCCGCGATCATCGGTATCAATGGAGTGATGCCGATGCCACCCGCGATGAACAGGTACCGCGGCGAACCGACGAGCGGAAAGTGGTTGCGGGGTCCGCGAATACGCACCGTACTGCCCTCGTGCAGCTTGTCGTGCACGAATTGGGATCCGCCGCGACTGTTGGGATCGAGCAGCACTCCTACCTGCCATTCGGCGCGGTTGGCGGTGTCGCCGCACAGCGAGTACTGCCGCACCAGCGACGGCGTCATCAGCAGGTCGATGTGTGCCCCGGGTGCCCACTCCGGCAGGTCGGCGCCGCTGGGGTCGGCGAGCGTCAGCGTGACGACCCCGTCGGAGACCTCCTCGCGGCGCCGCACTTCGACATCAAGCTCGACCTCGCGGTAGGCGGGCCTGGCCCGGGCTGTCTCCGTCGTGGTCACGATGTTCTCCGCACCGGTATCGAGTTGTACTGGTTGAGGAACAGCGCCCGCACCCGTCTCGGGTCACCGTCCAGTTCCAGGTCGGGGAAGCGTTCCAACGTCCGCTCGATCCACAGCTTCAGCTCGAGCCTGGCGAGGTTGGCGCCCAAGCAGAAATGCTTTCCCCGGCCACCAAAGGCCTGGTGCTTGTCGGTGAGCCCCTCGCGGGTGATGTCGAACTTGTGTGGGTTCGGGAATACGCTCTCGTCCCGGTTCGACGCGATGTACCACAGCAGCAGACGGTCGCCTTCTTTGATCGTCTTGCCGTGCAACTCGGTGTCTTTGGTGGCGGCACGTGCCATGAACGAGAATGCGGGATAGCAGCGCAGCCCCTCTTCCACCGCAGCCGGAATCAGTTCGGGGTTGTCCTGAAGTTGTTGGCGCAGCTCAGGATTGCGCAGCAACTCCAGCATCGTCGCGCTGTAGGTTGCCCGGGTCGAGTCGTTGCCCGCCGACATCAGCAACACGAAGAATGTGGCGATTTCCAGTTCGTTGAGCTTGTCGCCCTCGACCTCGGCGTCGACCATGGCGGTGAGCAGGTTGCCGCCGATGGATTGGTCGCGCTGCGCGATCCTTTTCTGGGTGTACTCGACGATCTCGCCGATGACACCCATGGTGTCTTTCCACTGTTCGCGGATTACCGGGTCTTCGAACGCGGTGAAGACGTTCGTCCAGTGCACCAGCGTGGCGTCGTCCTCGGGTGGCGTGCCCAGCAGTGAGCCGATCACGCGGGACGGGATG includes these proteins:
- a CDS encoding Rieske 2Fe-2S domain-containing protein, translated to MRSNYPFNCWYVAALSGEVGEGLLARRLLDKPVLLYRRGSGDVVAMEDRCIHRAYPLSEGRRDGDRVVCGYHGFAYDPDGCLADVPSQENIPPGARVRTYPVYEQSPFVWIWLGDSGVAALRPPPRVPWYADGTGWAGTTEVLHVEANYLLLHEHYLDLTDVFVMHPEVVPPDIEVLPQLDEVEVSERSVSYTRTTPPSRLAPWEAEITGLSAETTGSRREEGTFVSPALHVQHYAIAPETGKSHELLRIQGFTPQSPGVTHVFLQMARNFAADDARVAEFLRTMFHEWALRDFVVLETIQRRLGEETVPRRDINVKADRAAVRARRIAMEMVDEETGRFTLNRILATS
- a CDS encoding PDR/VanB family oxidoreductase, encoding MTTTETARARPAYREVELDVEVRRREEVSDGVVTLTLADPSGADLPEWAPGAHIDLLMTPSLVRQYSLCGDTANRAEWQVGVLLDPNSRGGSQFVHDKLHEGSTVRIRGPRNHFPLVGSPRYLFIAGGIGITPLIPMIAAAEAAGAQWRLLYGGRTRSSMAFVDSLLRYGDRVTVCARDAQDGANFRANLGSALAEPGENTLVYCCGPEGLLTAVEDACKTWPPGSLHIERFSAKAIEEPSPGALETFEVECQRSGVTLTVPPDKSIYQVCEEAGVDVLGSCMEGVCGTCECDVLEGEPDHRDSVLNDAEKARNDVMMTCVSRSRSERLVLDL
- a CDS encoding cytochrome P450 gives rise to the protein MTAVDLQDLDSVDLADQAVWDDGPPYELFARMQREDPVHFSPQRNRPDEGGFWDITRFDDVRAISRDHRTFSSEKRGIFHWDDIGVPLDIQRLQLISMDPPRHDRLKALVIKEFTPEAVAAHEDEVRQIIDGVLDSVADKQRFDLVADVARPIPSRVIGSLLGTPPEDDATLVHWTNVFTAFEDPVIREQWKDTMGVIGEIVEYTQKRIAQRDQSIGGNLLTAMVDAEVEGDKLNELEIATFFVLLMSAGNDSTRATYSATMLELLRNPELRQQLQDNPELIPAAVEEGLRCYPAFSFMARAATKDTELHGKTIKEGDRLLLWYIASNRDESVFPNPHKFDITREGLTDKHQAFGGRGKHFCLGANLARLELKLWIERTLERFPDLELDGDPRRVRALFLNQYNSIPVRRTS